From Chryseobacterium sp. H1D6B, a single genomic window includes:
- a CDS encoding RebB family R body protein, whose amino-acid sequence MSDTVNSQTTDAVTQTNVTVLGESPAQAMSMLYQMATHASGISIQNSVTNQQNLNQLNPVIIADAIKILKG is encoded by the coding sequence ATGTCAGATACAGTAAACAGCCAGACCACAGATGCGGTAACGCAGACCAATGTGACCGTGCTTGGTGAATCTCCTGCACAAGCAATGAGTATGCTCTATCAGATGGCAACCCATGCCAGCGGTATTTCCATCCAGAATTCAGTAACGAACCAGCAGAATTTGAACCAGCTCAATCCTGTGATTATTGCGGATGCTATTAAAATTTTAAAAGGGTAA
- a CDS encoding FAD-binding oxidoreductase, which translates to MPSLPKWINDTVESVLSSKFKDCTITKTENISDSLRLVRFKTDLRGVDFAPTYAIGIRINERDFRNYSPFNFDQEKGTFDIIFHLHNTASVGCNYINQLSVGDSMKILLPRGKKLFDMDAKIHFSVGDETSLGNSLSIKDLAEGLNLSFLCLHELEEPAVLETLGLYGYYTSKNRTLEIIETLKSFLKEEKETIRNGEVVFYLTGNGKKMTVIRKFLKSEGVAPSCIKSQAYWIEGKKGL; encoded by the coding sequence ATGCCAAGCTTACCAAAATGGATCAACGATACAGTAGAAAGCGTTTTGTCATCCAAATTTAAAGACTGTACCATTACAAAGACTGAAAATATTTCAGATAGCCTGAGGCTGGTACGTTTTAAAACTGATTTAAGAGGAGTAGATTTTGCTCCTACTTATGCGATAGGAATTAGAATTAATGAAAGAGATTTCCGTAATTATTCACCGTTTAATTTTGATCAGGAAAAAGGTACTTTTGATATTATTTTTCATCTTCACAATACAGCATCGGTAGGTTGTAATTACATCAATCAGCTGTCTGTGGGAGATTCAATGAAGATTTTACTTCCGAGAGGAAAGAAGCTTTTTGATATGGACGCAAAAATTCATTTCTCTGTAGGTGACGAAACTTCATTGGGAAATTCTCTTTCTATTAAAGACCTTGCTGAAGGGCTGAATCTTTCTTTTTTATGTCTTCATGAGCTGGAAGAGCCTGCTGTGCTGGAAACATTGGGTCTGTATGGTTATTATACTTCTAAAAACAGAACACTGGAAATTATTGAGACCTTGAAGAGTTTTTTAAAAGAAGAAAAAGAGACTATCCGGAATGGAGAAGTGGTTTTTTATCTTACAGGCAATGGTAAAAAAATGACTGTAATAAGAAAATTTCTTAAATCAGAAGGTGTTGCTCCCAGCTGTATTAAATCACAGGCCTATTGGATAGAAGGAAAAAAAGGGCTGTAA
- a CDS encoding AraC family transcriptional regulator, with protein sequence MKKTIPTYDLSDISQHGIVIEKVENRIMDFNDNLFDKGIHRDSHYIFMFLETGHAKMMVDFSVIEAKGAAIFCLMPGQVHQGLLMDEVSGWFLGIKTDLLPDSVRSVFEESLAEIKPLSIDAGWVEKLNTCAGVLHASYTDEMIAAKEGFSVVQSLVNAYTGMFAYNFLHQCRPEILKESRALQLTRQFRILIRKEFKTLKSPSLYASMLNISSGYLTEVIHEATGRSALYWIQQEILVEAKRLLFFTHLSIKEIAHELGYQDHAYFTRLFSKLEGRPPSGFRDKSRKSS encoded by the coding sequence ATGAAAAAAACAATCCCTACATACGACCTAAGCGATATTTCTCAACATGGTATCGTGATAGAAAAAGTTGAAAATCGTATCATGGATTTTAATGATAATCTTTTTGATAAAGGGATACATAGGGACAGCCATTATATTTTTATGTTTTTAGAAACCGGACATGCAAAAATGATGGTTGACTTCAGCGTTATAGAAGCGAAGGGAGCTGCTATTTTCTGCCTGATGCCGGGGCAGGTACATCAAGGTCTGTTAATGGATGAGGTTTCGGGTTGGTTTTTAGGAATTAAAACGGATCTGCTTCCTGATTCAGTGCGTTCTGTTTTTGAAGAATCTCTGGCTGAAATAAAACCGTTATCTATTGATGCAGGCTGGGTAGAAAAATTAAATACCTGCGCCGGGGTGCTTCATGCTTCCTACACAGATGAGATGATTGCTGCGAAAGAGGGCTTTTCTGTTGTGCAGTCATTAGTAAATGCTTATACCGGAATGTTTGCTTACAATTTCTTACATCAATGCAGGCCTGAAATATTAAAAGAAAGCCGTGCTTTGCAATTAACCAGACAATTTAGGATTTTAATAAGAAAAGAATTTAAAACCTTAAAAAGTCCATCGCTTTATGCCTCGATGCTGAACATTTCGTCTGGATATTTAACTGAAGTTATTCATGAAGCGACAGGAAGATCTGCTTTGTACTGGATTCAGCAGGAAATCTTGGTAGAAGCAAAAAGATTATTGTTTTTTACTCATCTAAGCATAAAAGAAATTGCGCATGAACTGGGATATCAGGATCATGCATATTTTACCCGGCTGTTTTCCAAATTAGAAGGAAGACCGCCTTCAGGTTTCCGGGATAAGAGCCGGAAGTCATCATAA